In a single window of the Planctomycetia bacterium genome:
- a CDS encoding response regulator: MKTILVAEDNAICREPIAATLRLNHYQTLEASNGAEALRLVLENQPDLILLDLSMPVMDGLTFLGKLREADVTPKTPVIVLTATTDRDAVLQAAQMGVSSFLLKSNFSNAELIARVHSILGATEPDAIEQASASQVPSKSKAASATKTAQPRADATSAPAAATTRGLTKAQVLARLNQEIDLRSIKPILEYVIALTRSGTSTLDDIAAAIRQDQALSLKVLRVANSSFYQRGKVAKNLVEATQRIGLTAVRNAVIAILSIEHFDQATGAGLIPQRFWEHSLATGMLAEMIGEETSQANADQLFLAGLLHDVGRMVLGTIFQNEYSAVIAKSRDTGMDLEAVEMETFEVSHADATRALLKHWSISPSIIEAASLHGAPIEQHRNSKDDAKGLMAVALANRMAHALIAGGSGNTQLLPYHEFASELGLDHVAIERLAAAALSKLTDIQLFYAAQSSENFGDSLGSELASCAKTAPRVVVLGSDAPGDPYSLFFNQLGWLKPEQPTVAIVLARTQLDLKRYVTALKKLDSTDRGVIPLVVATFGQDLEIPPEISSNRPTETISLPCDYSHLVDTVTRCSAAALEELAAPI; encoded by the coding sequence ATGAAGACGATTCTGGTTGCAGAAGACAATGCGATATGTCGGGAGCCGATCGCCGCCACATTGCGCCTGAACCACTACCAGACTCTGGAGGCCTCGAATGGCGCCGAAGCGCTTCGACTCGTCCTGGAAAATCAGCCGGACTTGATACTGCTCGATCTGTCGATGCCGGTCATGGATGGCCTCACATTCCTCGGAAAACTGCGCGAAGCCGACGTGACTCCAAAGACCCCCGTGATCGTATTGACCGCAACGACCGATCGGGATGCCGTCTTGCAGGCAGCCCAGATGGGAGTTTCCAGCTTTCTGCTCAAGTCCAATTTCTCAAACGCGGAGCTGATCGCCCGGGTACATTCGATCCTGGGCGCGACTGAGCCGGATGCCATCGAGCAGGCATCGGCGTCGCAGGTACCCTCCAAGTCGAAAGCTGCCTCTGCCACAAAGACTGCCCAGCCTCGCGCGGACGCGACCAGCGCCCCGGCCGCGGCCACGACCCGCGGCCTGACGAAAGCTCAGGTCCTTGCCCGACTCAATCAGGAGATCGACCTGCGCTCCATCAAACCCATTCTCGAATACGTCATCGCGCTCACCCGAAGCGGTACCAGCACGCTTGACGATATTGCGGCAGCCATCAGGCAGGATCAGGCCCTGTCCCTGAAAGTCCTTCGCGTGGCCAACTCGAGCTTCTATCAACGGGGCAAAGTCGCCAAGAACCTGGTGGAAGCAACCCAGCGAATCGGCTTGACGGCCGTTCGAAACGCGGTCATTGCCATTCTTTCAATCGAGCACTTTGATCAGGCGACCGGGGCCGGCCTCATCCCGCAGCGGTTTTGGGAGCATTCACTCGCGACCGGAATGCTGGCCGAGATGATCGGCGAAGAGACCAGCCAGGCCAACGCCGATCAATTGTTCCTGGCCGGTCTGCTTCATGATGTGGGCCGAATGGTGCTGGGCACCATTTTTCAAAATGAGTATTCCGCGGTGATCGCAAAATCCCGGGACACGGGAATGGACCTGGAAGCCGTGGAGATGGAGACCTTCGAGGTCAGCCACGCCGATGCCACCCGCGCCCTGCTGAAGCACTGGAGTATTTCGCCGTCGATCATCGAAGCCGCATCCCTTCACGGAGCGCCGATTGAGCAGCATCGCAATTCGAAGGATGACGCCAAAGGCCTCATGGCCGTGGCGCTGGCTAACCGGATGGCCCATGCCCTCATCGCGGGCGGCAGCGGCAATACGCAACTGCTTCCCTACCATGAATTCGCGTCGGAGTTGGGCCTCGACCATGTCGCCATCGAAAGACTCGCAGCCGCCGCCCTTTCGAAGTTGACGGACATCCAGCTCTTTTACGCCGCGCAGTCCAGCGAGAACTTCGGCGACTCGCTGGGCAGCGAGTTGGCAAGCTGCGCCAAGACCGCGCCTCGCGTCGTCGTCCTGGGATCAGACGCCCCGGGCGACCCGTACTCACTGTTCTTCAATCAGCTCGGTTGGCTCAAGCCTGAACAACCCACCGTGGCCATCGTCCTGGCTCGAACCCAGCTCGATCTGAAACGTTATGTCACGGCGCTGAAAAAGCTGGACTCAACTGACCGCGGAGTTATTCCGCTGGTCGTTGCGACGTTTGGACAGGACCTGGAGATTCCCCCGGAAATCTCGAGCAATCGCCCCACCGAGACCATCTCGCTGCCCTGCGATTACTCTCATCTCGTGGACACGGTCACCCGATGCAGCGCGGCGGCCTTGGAGGAACTTGCCGCGCCAATCTAG
- a CDS encoding thrombospondin type 3 repeat-containing protein produces the protein MIRMKTHQRLGLSLGWIFVVGLLPATTPTAHAQPYDLSWHTLDGGGGQSTGGSYTLSGAVGQHDAGPGAMMSGGSYAVIGGFWTATAGILPPDCDSDGTPDADETDTDLDGIPDDCDVCPNNRSGLAVDAEGRPTGDVNGDCRVNFQDSGRELEELKITLPLKEPAAQCGSTTAPTALASLASLAALFIARRRT, from the coding sequence ATGATTCGCATGAAAACACATCAACGTCTCGGATTGTCACTCGGTTGGATCTTCGTCGTCGGGTTGCTGCCTGCGACGACGCCCACCGCACACGCTCAGCCGTACGATCTCTCGTGGCACACGCTCGACGGCGGGGGCGGGCAGAGCACCGGCGGTTCGTACACGCTGTCCGGCGCCGTCGGCCAGCACGATGCCGGGCCCGGCGCGATGATGTCGGGCGGGAGCTACGCGGTGATCGGCGGCTTCTGGACGGCAACCGCCGGCATCCTCCCGCCGGACTGCGACAGCGATGGCACGCCCGACGCCGACGAAACCGATACCGATCTGGACGGCATCCCCGACGACTGCGACGTCTGCCCGAATAACAGATCGGGGCTCGCGGTGGACGCCGAGGGCCGGCCGACCGGCGACGTCAATGGCGATTGCCGTGTTAATTTTCAGGACTCCGGGCGAGAGCTAGAGGAGCTTAAGATCACGCTCCCCCTGAAGGAGCCGGCGGCCCAGTGCGGCTCGACCACCGCCCCGACGGCCCTGGCGTCATTGGCCTCACTCGCCGCATTGTTCATCGCACGGCGCCGAACTTAG
- a CDS encoding IS1380 family transposase translates to MFFSSLGRKKIVADFTGGTLTSDAGGLLLREVERRLGLVDQLAGVINDPRDPARIQHDQRVMLAQRIFAIAMGYEDLNDHQALRSDPVLAVLTGRPPSADEPLASSPTLCRLENRVTRGDLARMSRVLVEQFIASYESPPEELILDFDATDDPIHGNQEGRFFHGYYDHHCFLPLYVFCGSRLLVSYLRPSNIDGAHHAWPILKLLVQRLRQAWPGVRIIVRGDSGFCRRRMMKWCDRHGVKYVLGLARNTVLEKAAESFMQAAEAQFATTQQKVRNFHEIEYAAQTWDRPRRVIVKAERLVQGPNVRFVVTNLTDRTPNDIYDGLYTARGDMENRIKEQQLGLFADRTSCHAFLANQFRLLLSSAAYVLVETLRRTALAGTELAEAQVNTIRLKLLKVAARVVVSVRRVVLRLSSSCPLQDLWRSLVPRLRLIPPAPS, encoded by the coding sequence ATGTTCTTTTCCAGTCTCGGCCGCAAGAAAATCGTGGCCGATTTCACAGGCGGAACGCTCACCTCAGACGCCGGGGGTCTGCTGCTTCGGGAGGTCGAGCGGCGTCTGGGCCTGGTCGATCAACTGGCCGGGGTCATCAACGACCCGCGTGATCCGGCCCGAATTCAACATGACCAGCGGGTCATGCTGGCCCAGCGCATCTTTGCCATTGCGATGGGCTACGAAGATCTCAACGACCATCAAGCCCTGCGGAGCGATCCCGTGCTGGCGGTCCTGACCGGGCGGCCGCCGAGCGCGGATGAGCCGCTGGCCAGCAGTCCGACCTTGTGCCGGCTGGAGAACCGCGTCACGCGCGGCGACCTGGCACGAATGTCGCGTGTGCTGGTGGAGCAGTTCATCGCGTCCTATGAATCGCCGCCGGAGGAATTGATCCTCGACTTCGACGCGACCGACGATCCGATCCACGGCAACCAGGAAGGCCGCTTCTTCCACGGCTATTACGACCACCACTGCTTCCTACCGCTGTATGTGTTCTGCGGCTCGCGGCTGCTGGTCTCCTACCTGCGGCCCAGCAACATCGACGGGGCCCATCACGCCTGGCCCATCCTGAAGCTGCTGGTGCAGCGCTTGCGACAGGCGTGGCCCGGGGTGCGGATCATCGTCCGCGGGGATTCCGGCTTCTGCCGCCGGCGAATGATGAAATGGTGCGACCGGCACGGCGTCAAGTACGTGCTGGGCCTGGCCCGCAACACCGTCCTGGAGAAAGCGGCCGAGTCCTTCATGCAGGCGGCCGAGGCCCAGTTCGCCACCACGCAGCAGAAGGTGCGGAACTTCCACGAGATCGAGTACGCGGCGCAGACCTGGGATCGCCCGCGCCGCGTGATCGTCAAGGCCGAGCGGCTGGTTCAGGGGCCCAACGTTCGATTCGTGGTGACCAACCTGACCGACCGCACGCCGAACGATATCTACGACGGTCTGTACACGGCCCGCGGCGACATGGAGAACCGCATCAAGGAGCAGCAGCTCGGGCTCTTCGCCGATCGCACCAGTTGCCACGCCTTCCTGGCCAATCAGTTCCGGCTGCTGTTGTCCTCGGCGGCCTACGTCCTGGTGGAAACGCTGCGCCGCACGGCCCTGGCCGGCACCGAACTGGCCGAGGCCCAGGTGAACACCATTCGCCTGAAACTCCTCAAGGTCGCCGCGCGGGTGGTCGTCTCCGTGCGCCGCGTCGTACTGCGACTGTCGAGCAGCTGCCCCCTGCAGGACCTGTGGCGATCCCTGGTTCCACGACTCCGCCTGATCCCGCCCGCCCCATCATGA
- a CDS encoding ABC transporter permease subunit: MQAVLRDLGTWFWRLAPANPIVVRVVYAGGRRLRHLWIRTAYLTILAAIVAIGVLVLQSGETSLSDLAKNATKVFNVVSLVQLAMVCIIAPIFTAAAITQEKDSQTFNILLSTPLTNGQIVLGSLLSRLYFVFMLLLAGIPLFCIMMVYGGVTGEEIALSISIAGATALLTGSMAITISVIKIGTGRTIFTFYLAIALYLIIVYYIGAATALIPPEAQPAPSTGAKMSWLAAFHPFLSLAVVLGQTPAPSAASVAHYGFPINKLLAYPQYSYVCMTFIASLFLVSLSLFFVRRGAKEGEITWLSRLTGTLHLSENRDEQTRRPRHVWSNPISWRESVTGAAAGGGFIARYATLGVGIVIAVTLVIIYLSGGLDPVEARAWLFGATAIELAVALFIATATAATSMTREKESNTLELVLATPLTSRHIITGKIIGLVYAAGPILIVPFVSVALFYLAGLISKQGPVVNWESLLTLPILLVSVTALCCMLGLQASIKSKKTLAAVFSSMSIVILLIAIATSCPFAVRSSDNEALAAAIWPLTPFTGLYIIIDPVNALADTGTKISVEVMRQCRVIAFVAALAAAAIYSGVGWIVLRGMVRNFDMIIRKQSA; this comes from the coding sequence ATGCAGGCCGTATTGCGTGATCTGGGTACCTGGTTCTGGCGGTTGGCCCCGGCCAATCCGATCGTGGTGCGCGTGGTATACGCCGGAGGGCGGCGACTTCGTCATCTCTGGATTCGTACGGCCTACCTGACCATTCTTGCGGCCATCGTCGCCATCGGCGTACTTGTGTTGCAGTCCGGCGAGACGTCGCTCTCCGATCTCGCCAAGAACGCCACGAAGGTCTTTAATGTCGTCTCGCTGGTGCAGCTTGCCATGGTGTGTATCATCGCGCCGATCTTCACCGCGGCGGCGATCACTCAGGAGAAGGACTCGCAGACGTTCAACATTCTCCTGTCCACTCCGCTGACCAACGGCCAGATCGTTCTCGGGTCGCTGTTGTCGCGTCTCTATTTCGTCTTCATGCTGCTTCTCGCGGGCATTCCCCTCTTTTGCATCATGATGGTTTATGGCGGCGTGACGGGTGAGGAGATTGCCCTTTCGATCTCCATCGCCGGCGCGACGGCCTTGCTCACGGGATCGATGGCCATCACGATCAGCGTGATCAAGATCGGGACCGGCCGGACGATCTTTACTTTCTATCTCGCGATCGCGCTCTATCTCATCATCGTGTATTACATTGGGGCGGCGACGGCTTTGATTCCGCCGGAGGCTCAGCCCGCTCCGTCGACCGGGGCGAAAATGAGCTGGCTTGCGGCGTTTCATCCGTTTCTTTCGCTTGCGGTCGTGCTGGGGCAGACGCCGGCGCCGTCGGCGGCGTCGGTGGCGCATTACGGATTTCCGATCAATAAGCTCCTGGCGTATCCGCAGTACTCGTATGTGTGCATGACGTTCATCGCGTCTCTGTTCCTCGTGTCGCTGAGCCTGTTCTTTGTTCGGCGCGGTGCGAAGGAGGGGGAGATTACGTGGCTCTCGCGGCTGACGGGGACGCTGCATCTCTCCGAGAACCGCGACGAACAGACGCGAAGGCCGCGGCACGTCTGGTCGAACCCGATCAGTTGGCGCGAGTCGGTTACCGGCGCGGCGGCCGGCGGCGGATTCATCGCGCGCTATGCGACGCTGGGCGTCGGAATCGTCATCGCCGTGACCCTGGTGATTATCTATCTCTCCGGCGGGCTCGATCCAGTCGAGGCTCGCGCGTGGCTTTTTGGCGCGACGGCGATCGAATTGGCTGTGGCACTGTTCATCGCTACGGCGACCGCGGCGACGAGCATGACGCGCGAGAAGGAATCGAACACGCTGGAGCTTGTCCTGGCCACGCCGCTGACCAGTCGCCACATCATCACCGGCAAGATCATCGGCCTGGTTTATGCCGCCGGACCGATTCTCATTGTGCCGTTTGTATCGGTCGCTCTCTTTTACCTTGCCGGACTGATTTCGAAGCAGGGGCCGGTGGTGAACTGGGAATCTCTCCTGACTTTGCCGATCCTGCTCGTATCCGTGACAGCGCTTTGTTGCATGCTGGGTTTGCAGGCATCGATCAAGAGCAAGAAGACGCTTGCCGCGGTTTTTTCGAGCATGTCGATCGTCATCCTGCTCATTGCGATCGCCACGAGTTGCCCATTCGCCGTGCGGAGCAGCGACAACGAGGCGCTTGCGGCGGCGATCTGGCCGCTTACGCCGTTTACCGGGCTGTACATCATTATCGATCCGGTCAATGCGCTGGCGGATACGGGGACGAAAATCTCTGTTGAAGTGATGCGGCAGTGCCGGGTGATTGCCTTCGTCGCCGCGCTGGCGGCCGCCGCGATTTACAGCGGAGTCGGCTGGATCGTCTTGCGCGGGATGGTTCGCAACTTTGATATGATCATCCGCAAGCAGAGCGCTTAG
- a CDS encoding tail fiber domain-containing protein codes for MFRDNTAGKVRMMVDSAGKVGIGTTTPESALSIENLGAVDDVGILGIGETNQEIFDLRADFAGGGAAGNALRMWSLWNPNVMTWRGDGNVGIGTATPAGRLDVHGGNALFSDRVGIGTSSPSYPLHIDSASSQAPLFINDTFSTPNTQSWGIWSQTANPRGTAVLGTTSTEGNPVGVQGNTHAPNGVGVGGYALSATGPGIGVFGHSASPEGHAGYFSGRCYVDGNMGIGVTAPTARLHTVGGPTFSQVRFEDANPLGIWVNLLNTDAGGREFGLISTGSSNGEGAGALLIRDNTAGIVRMMVDPAGNVGIGTIAPTEALDVVGNIRATGSVFAACGTLSCSDERFKTNIEPVADALTVVEKLQPVHYDWKRDEFPERHFSKDRQVGLIAQDVRKVAPEVVRQDEEGYLAVDYGRLTPLIVSAIKQVKSEKDDQIASLHAENAALKARLDRLESMLGKAAK; via the coding sequence ATGTTCCGCGACAACACCGCCGGCAAAGTGCGCATGATGGTTGACTCCGCCGGCAAGGTCGGCATTGGCACAACGACGCCCGAGTCCGCCTTATCGATCGAGAACCTCGGTGCCGTCGACGACGTAGGCATCCTCGGAATCGGAGAAACCAACCAGGAGATCTTCGATCTTCGCGCGGATTTCGCGGGCGGCGGCGCCGCTGGGAATGCGCTGCGCATGTGGTCCCTCTGGAATCCCAACGTCATGACCTGGCGCGGAGATGGCAACGTCGGCATCGGAACGGCCACCCCCGCAGGCCGGCTCGACGTGCACGGCGGGAATGCGCTCTTCAGTGATCGCGTCGGGATCGGCACAAGCTCGCCGAGTTATCCCCTGCATATTGACTCCGCATCCTCTCAGGCGCCGCTTTTCATCAATGACACGTTCTCCACTCCGAATACCCAAAGCTGGGGAATCTGGAGCCAAACCGCGAACCCCAGGGGAACCGCGGTCCTTGGCACGACCTCCACTGAGGGCAATCCAGTCGGCGTCCAGGGAAACACCCATGCCCCCAATGGAGTGGGTGTCGGGGGGTATGCCCTCAGCGCGACCGGCCCGGGCATCGGCGTCTTTGGACATTCTGCCAGCCCCGAAGGCCACGCGGGATATTTCTCGGGGCGCTGCTATGTCGACGGCAACATGGGCATCGGTGTTACCGCACCCACGGCACGACTTCATACCGTCGGCGGCCCCACCTTTAGCCAGGTGCGATTCGAAGACGCCAATCCGCTCGGAATCTGGGTCAACCTGCTCAACACCGACGCCGGGGGCCGTGAGTTCGGGCTGATTTCCACCGGCTCATCCAACGGCGAAGGGGCCGGAGCCCTGCTGATCCGCGACAACACCGCCGGCATCGTGCGTATGATGGTCGATCCCGCCGGCAACGTCGGCATCGGCACCATTGCCCCGACCGAGGCCCTCGACGTCGTCGGCAACATCCGGGCGACGGGCAGCGTCTTCGCCGCGTGCGGAACGCTGAGCTGCTCGGACGAGCGCTTCAAGACCAACATCGAACCCGTCGCCGACGCATTGACCGTTGTCGAGAAGCTCCAGCCGGTGCACTACGACTGGAAGCGCGACGAATTCCCTGAGCGCCATTTCAGCAAAGATCGCCAGGTGGGCCTCATCGCCCAGGACGTCCGAAAGGTCGCCCCGGAAGTCGTGCGACAGGACGAGGAAGGCTATCTCGCCGTCGATTACGGCCGACTCACGCCGCTGATCGTCTCGGCCATCAAGCAGGTCAAAAGCGAGAAGGATGACCAGATCGCCTCACTGCATGCCGAGAATGCGGCACTGAAGGCCCGGCTCGACCGGCTCGAATCCATGCTCGGCAAGGCCGCAAAGTAA
- a CDS encoding transposase, with amino-acid sequence MFFSSLGRKKIVADFTGGTLTSDAGGLLLREVERLVQGPNVRFVVTNLTDRTPNDIYDGLYTARGDMTTRQRENHVRLGSRHRTHPIANNSGNRSADRWAQA; translated from the coding sequence ATGTTCTTTTCCAGTCTCGGCCGCAAGAAAATCGTGGCCGATTTCACAGGCGGAACGCTCACCTCAGACGCCGGGGGTCTGTTGCTTCGGGAAGTCGAGCGGCTGGTTCAGGGGCCCAACGTTCGATTCGTGGTGACCAACCTGACCGACCGCACGCCGAACGATATCTACGACGGCCTGTACACGGCCCGCGGCGACATGACGACACGGCAACGTGAAAACCACGTGCGTCTTGGCAGCCGCCATCGGACCCATCCTATCGCCAACAATTCTGGAAATCGATCAGCGGATCGTTGGGCACAGGCTTGA
- a CDS encoding nucleotide pyrophosphohydrolase, with the protein MELRALQHLIEEMYSAKDRKRGSEGTFLWLMEEVGELAAAIREGTFDEKEAEFADVLAWLATLANVEGVDLEKAMKKYTNGCPGCGEMVCQCNEKP; encoded by the coding sequence ATGGAACTTCGGGCTCTGCAACACCTGATTGAGGAGATGTATTCGGCAAAGGACCGCAAGCGGGGGTCCGAGGGAACGTTTCTCTGGTTGATGGAGGAGGTCGGTGAACTTGCGGCCGCCATACGAGAGGGCACGTTCGACGAGAAGGAGGCGGAATTCGCGGACGTGCTTGCCTGGCTGGCGACCCTGGCGAATGTCGAGGGCGTAGACCTCGAGAAGGCCATGAAGAAGTATACGAACGGCTGTCCCGGCTGCGGCGAGATGGTTTGCCAATGCAATGAGAAACCGTAG
- a CDS encoding ABC transporter ATP-binding protein, which translates to MIQTINLTKRYGKLVALSGLHLTIQEGECFGYIGPNGAGKTTTIRILSTLLQPTWGEARVCGHTVGYESRLIRPMIGYVPDFFGAYEDMVVQEYLEFFAAAYNINGDQRTRVVGDVLELTDLSYKREALVDSLSRGMKQRLSVARVLLHDPKVLFLDEPASGLDPRARIEMRELLKELRRMGKTIVISSHILHELAELCTTIGIIERGELLFHGPIEEIVRRTRGGTKLEIRVGEGQDKAAAILGKLKLVQLVETDDGRLLVSLKEDTHDFSFIAHALLVAKIPIREIREEQVNLETAFMRFTKGIVQ; encoded by the coding sequence ATCATTCAGACCATCAACCTGACGAAGCGTTACGGCAAACTTGTGGCGCTGAGCGGCCTGCATCTGACGATTCAGGAGGGCGAGTGCTTTGGCTACATCGGTCCGAATGGGGCCGGCAAGACGACGACCATTCGCATCCTGTCCACGCTGCTTCAGCCGACGTGGGGGGAGGCCCGGGTCTGCGGTCACACCGTCGGGTACGAGTCACGTCTGATTCGCCCGATGATCGGCTATGTGCCGGACTTCTTCGGCGCTTATGAAGACATGGTGGTGCAGGAGTATCTTGAGTTCTTCGCGGCCGCGTACAACATCAACGGCGATCAGCGGACGCGGGTCGTTGGCGACGTGCTGGAGCTGACCGATCTGTCTTACAAGCGCGAGGCGCTGGTTGACAGTTTGTCTCGCGGCATGAAGCAGCGGCTTTCGGTGGCGCGAGTTTTGCTGCACGACCCGAAGGTGCTGTTTCTCGATGAGCCGGCGAGCGGCCTGGACCCGCGTGCGCGCATTGAGATGCGCGAGCTGCTTAAAGAGCTGCGGCGCATGGGGAAGACGATCGTCATTAGCTCGCACATTCTTCACGAGCTTGCCGAGCTTTGCACGACCATCGGCATTATTGAGCGCGGGGAGCTGCTGTTTCACGGGCCGATTGAGGAGATCGTGCGCCGAACGAGGGGGGGCACCAAGCTTGAGATTCGCGTCGGCGAAGGTCAGGACAAGGCCGCCGCCATTCTCGGAAAACTAAAGCTGGTCCAACTGGTCGAGACAGATGACGGGCGACTGCTCGTCTCGCTCAAGGAGGACACGCACGACTTCTCGTTCATCGCCCACGCTCTGCTCGTCGCGAAAATACCGATTCGTGAAATCAGGGAAGAACAGGTCAATCTCGAAACCGCCTTCATGCGCTTCACGAAAGGCATCGTGCAATGA